The DNA window ACTTCCCGGGGTTACTAGAGGTTCATATGAGCAGTGTGAAAGGATAGCTAGGGATCACTGGAagttagctctaggaattgctagggATCACCGGAAGTTAGCTCTAGGAATCGTTAGAAACCCTAAAACAGTAGAaattctggcaattcctagatcTACGCTTTGTCGTTTCCTGTATGAACTTCCAGTAaatacacaaaagaaaagaaattctcCCGCACTTGAGAGTGGCGAATCCCTGCCTACGCCGAGTGTAGCTGTCCTGTTACAACTTCCTTTTCCTCTACCGCTAGACCCGACCTGGGTCTAAACTCAATGCTCTATCCAATGTACCCCACTGTCCCTCGCTACACCAATACCCTTCTTCATTTCTCCAGCTTCGTAGAAACCACCTACTGGATGGACATTCTGTCTTTCTACCAAGCTTTATGCAGACCGCAGGGTAAGACAGCATACATCATAGAACGTTGCTTCCCCGCTCGAAAAATCCACTGGAAGGTGATatacggacacacacacaccccgttgtACCACAGTGCAGGTTTGAAGGTAACACACTTCCCGTGTTTCGGGTGTTGTGTACAAAACTCCCTTCTGTGCAAAACAGAACCTCTACCATTGTAGACAAATAACACTTTGCAAGACCGTCGAGGTCAGAAACGTCACCGGCTAGGACACCAATTTTTTCGCTTTCATGGCGAGAGAGTTTTTGGCCTGCGTGGGACAGCTGGGCGTGCTGTCCGAGTCTGCCGGGTTCTGCCCTCGGGCCGGTGTTTTGGGGCAGGCAAATTTCACAAACTTTTGCCCCGCCAAGAAGTACAAAATCGGATCCAGGCAGCTGTTGGTGCTCGCCAGGGGCCGGGTGACTTTGTAAGCCATATTGATGGCGTTGAGTATCTCGCAGGTGATGTCGTCCCGGTCGCGGAGGTAGTAGTACAAAGTGCGAGTGACGTGGAAAGGCAAGAAGCAGATGACGAAGACCACCAGGACGATGACGATCATCTTGACCGACTTCTTCTTGGAGCGGGACATGCGGGTGGTGCCGCGGGTCGGCTGCAGCAGCTGGCGGGCCATGAGGCAGTAACAGACGATGATGACGAGGAAGGGGATGCAGAACATGAAAACGAGCATCACCGTGCTGTAGACGATGAACTGGTCTAAATGCTCTCTCGCCGACGTGTCGTGGCAAGTGATGCCGTCGCACCGGGCGCTGGTGGTGATGAAATACAGCACCGGGGATTGGCAAGCGATGACAACGAGCCAGACGATGCCCGACACCCAACGAGCGTAACGGACCTGACCCCACtccagagacctcagtgggaggCAGACACCCATGAACCGGTGGGCGCTGATACACAGCAGGAAGAGGATGCTGCAGTAGAGGTTGGTGTAGAAGAGGAAACGGACGATTTTGCACAAGCCCACGCTGAAGGGCCAATTGTCCCCGGCGCCGTAGTAGTACACCAGAAGGGGCAGCGAGATGACATAGAGAGAGTCCGACACCGCCAAGTTGAACATGTATGTTGTGGAGGCGTTCCAGGTCTTGATCCTGAAGACGAAGACGTAGAGCGCCAGCAGGTTGAGGCAGAGGCCGACCACGAAGACGATGCCGTAggagatggggaggaggaggtaCTTGAACTCCTCGTCGAATTTACACCTGTAAGGGTGGTCTTCGCTGCCGCAGTCTGAGGAGTTGGCGCTGGAGTTCAGGGACAGCAGGAACGTGGCATTCTCCATGGCACtagagaaaaagcagaaaggAAACCATGAATGATTAATAATGCCCGTTTGGAATCTGTTTTGCAATGGCACCACGATCTTGCAGCTTTTGTGCCATCCTGTGTGGACAAGAAAACCCAAGATTATGACAGCAATGTATGCAAAACATGTTCCCCGTCCTTGTGTCAGGAACTGAGGTGCTTAGGGATTGAGGGGTACTTTTGCTCCAGTGTAATCGCTGCAAGACATATGTAACCTGATCGGTATATGTAAAGAggctttcctcttcctctctcttctgatCTTTAGGGCTTTAACatggattgtagataactaggggcctttccccactcactgtttgctgcgcgctactcttgccaagtagcgcgaggtccagcggcactccccactacagggcagCTTTTGGCCACAACCTCCGAGCCGGCCTCGACTCTGTCCGCCGCCTGCTACCTCAGACTGCTGgccatttctggcgctgctgaaaacggcgctttttgatgaccccacggagagcgcggggcagtggggaagccggggaacacaatccccgcgctgaaaaggtccacgctggatgaaaccgacgtcattttttaaagtggggaaacggcctaggcTAAGTGACCCTGGCAGGCCATCTCCCaagagaaacaggatgtgcctgtttGTCCCAAGGGCTGTATCTATCTCTATTGTAGCCTTGAGGCGCCTCAGCCTCTAAACAACCCTCTtcacattttctctggggaaaaagGAGTGGGGGGGATCAATTGGGAATAAAGAGCTCCAAAAAAGCCAGGTCGAGCTTTCTCATGCTGGATACTTCACAAccttccaataaatgctactgatcaagaatccagagtctgtttattgactgagGAGACGAGACCTAACACCTtgagctattatttatttatttttgcagcacacgagtgtttactcagaagtaattcccCGAGCTCAATGGAACTTACTCCCTTCCCTGCTGAGGATTGCTGGCTTTAGAAAATGCCTCTggttggaatcatagaatcacagaatcatagagttggaagagagcccaaaggacatccagtccaaccctctgccatgcaggaacacctaattaaagcactcccgacgtaggttcatccagcctctgttcaaaaaacctccaaagaaggagactccaccaagctccgaggcagtgaattccactgtccaacagcctcATATGGAGTCTCATATGGGGCAGATAACCCTTGACTTGTCTTAGGAAGCAGGTtattttgtttgcctaaattatTCCGATTGCAGAAATTCTGCACCAAGCCAGAGAAGGAAAGATTTGTGCGGAACCGGATTTGCATGTCTGCACAAGGAACCATGAATGTAAATAACAATGTATCATCCAAAGAGGATATcatctagggtgttgtgggttttccagattgtatggcatcttcagaggatgccagccacagatgcaggcggaacgtcaggagaaaacgctactagaaaaaaaaatttaaaatgggttttgctgggtGCCTTTGACTTTGATTTGTAATTtgtactaaccgctgtttttaaaaagggatttagtaatttatttgtatcgaaatttaattgttttgtttgatGGTTGTTtggttgtattatgatttaattttgttgtacaccgcccagagcccttcggggatagggcggtatacaaaaccaaacaacaaataaataataaataaatagaacacggccatacaacccggaaaacccacaacacacctggagattctggccatgaaagcctttggcaataggGGATATCATCTGTTCACATAGCATGTATTAGACGCGGAtgtcagtgtggtttagtggttagagtatcaggctAGGATCTGAAAGATCGAATCcgtactctgccatgaaagcttgctgggtgaccttgggtcaggaACACACGCAACCTAGCCTACTTTTCAGGGTTGGTGTGGAGAtaacatggaagagaggagaattatgtaagtcaCTCTGGGTCCCCgctggaaagaaaggcagagtgtaaatgAACTAACTTGCTGCATTCACATCAACAGCTTGGCAGGGAAGAAAATCCTGTCTTTGGAAGCAAACCAGAAATGCACCTGCCATGGAAAGTACCACTGCGTAGGAAGACAGCCGGCGCACTGAGATGTACATTCTAAGGAACATCTCGTGTATGCATGAAGTTCCTGATCTggctatagggttgccatctccagcctggaaaattcctggagatttgggggctgtgcctgtggagggggggaatttggggaggaatttcatctagaacacaggtgtcaaactcgcggccctccagatgttatggactacagttcccatcatcccctgccagcatgacacctatgatctagaacctatggcagtggtggcgaacctatggcacgggtgccaggggtggcactcagagccctctctgtaggcacgcgcagagtggccccccacacacacacatctaggctggcctgggccgctgggctcgattattagcattaaacctaagacctagttttggggaagcagtgcaggtaaccctgttaagcgctgttaaaccccactgattttcatgcgctaaactaaagcgcgatcctttacctgggagtacgttcggttgctggcaatggggcttgcttctgagtaaaccctcctagggtcatgattcacccgttggaagagttgcacggttgcttcaaagcaaagccaccgacgaccaccaagtttactcccgagtaacacacgccgcGGAGCCAAccatattttctaaactaaaacctcagtattcaggttaaattgccgtgttggcactgtgataaataagtgggttttgggttgcaatttgggcacgcggtctccaaaaggtttgccatcactgacctatggtATCCAATCGTTTTCCCTCCAATattgccattttctctggggaaactgatttctgttgcctagagatcagttattttatttttccattcatatcccgccctccccaatagggctcagggcagcaaacaacaaatagctataaaacactataaaatacaCGTAACCCagtaaaagcaataaaacaactTAACTCAGATGATGACTTCCCCGCCTCCCTCCCCGCCGTGCCCACAGGGACCAAAATAAGATTCAGGTCAAgttggctggccaaatgcctgatgGAAAAGCACCATCTAACAGGCCCCCTGCGGGACCTGATCTTATtcaggagcttattccaccagattccagaagaactccaggtagaggctggagattggcaacctaaCTGTGGAAGGGAGCTAAGtccaattcaataagcctttattggcatatacacgatagtataaaaatacagttccagttaaaaagtgaatagtaaaaaacttcgcgtttgtcataggccccttccgcacccacaaaataatgcgttttcaaaccactttcacaactgtttgcaagtggattttgctagtccgcacagcttcaaagagcactgaaagcagtttgaaagtgcattattctgcatgtgcggaatgacccatgcattcagtttacaaacttctgacaaaaactttgcccctataaggcaacaatgaaaatcccgacaatttaaaagcatgactactttatctgattcagtataatcaatcatagagtctatagcttgggatagcaggctggatcggagttcttggtataataagcagttcaggagaatgtgtgggatggaatccagctgtcctatgttacagggacagaacctcttatcgcttggaagacctttaagtcttcctctatgtagcggagatggcatgatgttaaatctagccagcatataggccagtagtggcgaacctttggcactccagatgttatggactacaattcccatcagcccctaccagcatggccaataggctgggtatccctgtgtgaaaggaattgacatattcgttggtAAAGGGAGCTAAGTTCTGTGTTCAGGTCTCTTTGCAGGGTTGGGGCGTCtcaagattctttttaaaatgtagcattCGGCCCCTTTGGTGCAGAAGCGGCATATCCGATGTATGAGAAAATTCACATTTGATTGCTATTTATTTtctatatatttacatttattcctcaCCTTTACCACAGTTTCAGGACAGGTTTCAATAAAAACCACACCACAATAAATCACAGAagtaaaaatccaacaacagtaaaaacaccataaaatcccatcctaaaaacccaaaCACGAGCTAAAATCTCCcgcacccaccccacacacaaaaaagagaggGGTATACAGatatctcggggggggggggctcctagtGGGGGGAGCCAGACAAATGCCCTAGTGAAGAGGACAGTCTTCGCCACGTGCCAAAACTTTGAAGAGAGTATGTGCTTGGCAAAtctctggagggagagcattccacaatgtgggggccactgtagagaaggccaTCCAGCTGCCCCCAAACCCCTTACCtctgaaggggaggggcagccagcTGGACCTCTCCCTCCAATCTCAGTGCCCGGGCAGGAACATATCCACAGGTGCGctctctcaggtacccaggacCGAAGCCGTATAGGGCTTTATAGATTCCATTCAAACTGGAACTGGTTGGTCACAGGGTGCTGGAGTGGATGGGTCGttggtctgatcccgcagggctcttcttaggttcttaaaTCCTGCCCTGCGCCAACCCCATCCAAAGAGAAGACTCACCGTTTTCATGACGCGTATCTTGTCCCGCCTAGTTTACGGGCCTGCACTTTGCATCTCTCTACCGGCCGCTCGGAAGATTGTGCAAGCAGACATTCTTCATCCCTTCTCTTAAATGGCTTTTTCCGGGTGCAGGGGGAAAGTTTGCATCTTAATGATTAACTCCCGGGAGGTGCAGGCCAGCTGTTGCGATGATGTGTGGGAAGATGAAATGCAAACAGGCGGGTTGGGTTACATAAGTGGCAATTTTGCCCGGGCTCAGATTTCCTGCAGCCACAGCCTGCTTTTTCAAGAAGGAAGAGCGGGGCACTGAGATACTCTCTGACCTCTTTAACTCCTGCTTACTCACACCTTTGATTCTGTTCCtgcctacaattgaagaatgtaTCGCAGATGACAGCGTTACAGTTAGCCAAGACGGTCAAACCAaccgggtgttgtgggttttccaggctgtgcggtctgatagtttttgctcctaagtaGTCCGGCTACTAGGGATGCCTACTTCCAAGTAGTagtatagaaccatagagttggaagagacccccaagggccatccagtccaaccccctgccatgcaggaacacataattaaagcacgcttgacagatggccatccagcctctctttaaaaacctccaaagaaagagactctaccaccctccgaggtagtgcattccactctccaacagcccttactgtcaggaaatttttccagatgttttcgtggaatctcttttccttcaccttgaacccattattcaagcctctccctatgaggaaaggctgcagcgtttgggactctttagtttggagagaagttggctgagggggaatatgattgaagtctataaaatgatgcatggggtagaaaatgtggacagagagaaattgttctctctttctcacagtactagaaccagggggcattcattgaaaatgctggggggaagaattaggactaatcaaaggaaacacttcttcacgcaacgtgtgattggtgtttggaatatgctgccacaggaggtggtgatggccactcacctggatagctttaaaaggggcttggacagatttatggaggagaagtcttgatcctcctcgatctcagattgcaaatgccttagcagaccaggtgctcaggagcagcagccgcagaaggcccttgctttcacatcctgcatgtgagctctcaaaggcacctggtgggccactgcaagtagcagggagctggactagatggactctggtctgatccagctggcttgttcttatgttcttattcctggttctagtctctagagcagcagaaaacaagcttgctccctcaccaacatggcatcccttcaaatatctaaacatggctatcatgtcatttcttaacctcctcttcaccaaactaaagatacccagctccctaagtctcagaCTGGCAGACTGTGATATTAATCAAAGTTCAATAAtactaataacaataataacaacttaacaataataacagccatcaatgaactccacccagacacaagcAAATGCGAGTAATCCCAGGTAGTTTTGCAACCCATGAAAAAGTTGTCCCGGTCTTATCAGATCATTGATTTGACTCCATCTCGCAGCTCTGGAGTGCAACGCCCCCATTCTAGGCGGTGAAGTTTTCTACCATTACTCTGGTCAACAGAAGAATCATTTCCCTGTTTACTGCTGAGATCAGCTCTGTTAATTTCGCTGGTTTAGGTTTTCATTTCTGAGGATTGAGAGCAGTTACTCAGACTTCAAGAGAACTGTCCAGTACGGACCAGGAAGCAATCAGACAGCAACGATTAAAACCTTGTGAATTGGCCGCCCACAAAAACCACCAAACGTTGAAAGCCAACATGGACAGAGGTGACACGAAACGCCCACAGCTGCCCGACTCGTCGAACTGGCACATAATTCTGAGTCAATGAACTGAACAGCTTCACTCACAGAACAGGAGTAGCTATGgctcaggagaagaagaagagttggatttatatcccccctttctctcctgcaggagactcaaaggggcttacaatctccttgcccttccccccaatgttcctccagattagagtacacctgctcttaaccactacgccactgctgcaccccaGTGTCCGCTTCGCACGCAggagtttatttaaaacattttaatgccatcttTCTACTTGATGAGGATCCCCAAGGGATGCACCTAAAAACATCATGgaaccatagagctggaagagaccagaagggccatcaggtccaatccTATATCGAACCAGTGGTTTGACTGTGTGGAAGGCAGCTGCATATATTTATAGGTTCAGGTGGTGATGGTTGGCATGGTCTATATCTGCTAACCGTTGACTCATAGAAtaatggagttggaagagacacccaagggccatccagtccaaccccctgacatgcagaaacacacaatcaaagcactcctgacagatggccatccagcctctcttgaaaaacctccaaagaaggagactccaccactctccaaggcagtgcactccactgtcgaaAAGTCcagactgtcaggaagttcttcctgatgtttaggtggaatctcttttccttcaccttgaacccatgactcctggtcctagtctctggagcagcagaaaacaagcttgctccctcaccaacatggcatcccttcaaatatctaaacatggctatcatgtcacctcttaaccttctctacaccaaactaaacatccccagctccccaagtctctcctcgtagggcatggactccagacctttgaccatcttggtcgccctcctctggacccgttccagcttgtaaatatccttcttgaattgcggtgcccagaactgaacacagtactccctaATGTCGGACTGCCTTTCCTGTTCTGCATATCATCTTTGGGGGAGCGATTTGTAAGGGAGAACGATAAGAAGAGGTGCTTAATgtttctcctcagctcctgacatcccctcaaatatctaaacatggctactacatcacctcttaaccttcttttcaccaaactaaacacacccagctccctacgtctctccttgtagggaatGGAAAACTCACATGGAACATATGTTTTCAGGGTTGGCACAACcactaccaggggtctgcaacttgcggctctccagatgttcatggactacaattcccatcagcccctgcactaGGCAAACCCAGGGCCCGAGATTTTGAGGGGCACCGAAAAGACAAGAGAGGCCTACTCTGCCTGCCGGAAGGAAAGATTGCCGTTAACCGCCTTCTACAATCCCCAGACCTGTTGACTCCGCTTGTCCTGTGGC is part of the Sphaerodactylus townsendi isolate TG3544 linkage group LG04, MPM_Stown_v2.3, whole genome shotgun sequence genome and encodes:
- the P2RY2 gene encoding P2Y purinoceptor 2, with protein sequence MENATFLLSLNSSANSSDCGSEDHPYRCKFDEEFKYLLLPISYGIVFVVGLCLNLLALYVFVFRIKTWNASTTYMFNLAVSDSLYVISLPLLVYYYGAGDNWPFSVGLCKIVRFLFYTNLYCSILFLLCISAHRFMGVCLPLRSLEWGQVRYARWVSGIVWLVVIACQSPVLYFITTSARCDGITCHDTSAREHLDQFIVYSTVMLVFMFCIPFLVIIVCYCLMARQLLQPTRGTTRMSRSKKKSVKMIVIVLVVFVICFLPFHVTRTLYYYLRDRDDITCEILNAINMAYKVTRPLASTNSCLDPILYFLAGQKFVKFACPKTPARGQNPADSDSTPSCPTQAKNSLAMKAKKLVS